From the genome of Melitaea cinxia chromosome 12, ilMelCinx1.1, whole genome shotgun sequence, one region includes:
- the LOC123658282 gene encoding uncharacterized protein LOC123658282, translated as MGPKWICFVVCALLSLCDSAYVDTINKCSFKDDECFTKTVQKILIDVGTNGIKELNMPAVDRLDLTGLSVSIFGMFNINVIEGYITGVKDCVINHAHNDFDARETQLDLVCDVTINSKNKFDNLSPAAQKLFGAEDVSGIGSFVLKISEFVEKLVNENWKSLLPTFGNSIFDVALSIVKEVLGKFYDNVPAKYYFIEDLTSYL; from the exons ATGGGTCCGAAATGGATATGCTTCGTTGTCTGCGCGTTACTGAGTCTGTGCGATTCTGCATATG TGGATACAATCAATAAATGTTCTTTCAAGGATGATGAATGCTTTACAAAAACAGTACaaaaaatcctaatagatgTTGGCACAAATGGTATCAAAGAATTAAATATGCCAGCGGTTGATCGTTTGGACCTCACAGGTCTATCAGTATCAATATTCGgaatgtttaatataaatgtgaTAGAGGGTTATATAACGGGAGTGAAAGATTGTGTGATTAATCATGCCCA CAACGATTTTGATGCACGAGAGACACAATTGGACCTTGTTTGTGATGTTACAATCAATTCAAAGAATAAATTTGACAACCTTAGCCCTGCAGCTCAGAAATTGTTTGGCGCTGAAGACGTCAGTGGAATTGGATCATTTGTACTGAAAATTA gTGAATTCGTCGAGAAATTAGTTAATGAAAATTGGAAATCCCTTCTGCCAACGTTCGGAAACAGTATATTCGACGTTGCGTTATCTATAGTAAAAGAAGTTTTAGGGAAATTCTATGATAATGTTCCTGCCAAATACTATTTTATCGAGGACCTAACTTCTTATTTGTAA